From one Anoplolepis gracilipes chromosome 10, ASM4749672v1, whole genome shotgun sequence genomic stretch:
- the Sem1 gene encoding 26S proteasome complex subunit SEM1, translated as MTDNKNDKAKVDLGLLEEDDEFEEFPAEDWTAKDEDSEDISVWEDNWDDDDVEDDFNQQLRAQLEKQKASETTKES; from the exons ATGACGGACAACAAGAATGATAAGGCAAAAGTTGATCTTGGATTACTCGAAGAAGACGATGAATTCGAGGAATTCCCTGCGGAAG attGGACTGCAAAGGACGAGGATAGCGAGGATATCAGCGTTTGGGAGGATAATTGGGACGATGATGACGTAGAGGATGACTTTAATCAACAGCTAAG AGCACAACTAGAAAAACAGAAAGCGAGTGAAACAACCAAGGAAAGTTAA